The sequence TGCCGGTCTGAACATCTCCTGGGTAAAAAAATTTTGTTTATGGTCTTGATAGTAACTCTGGATATCGCGCTCGGTGATCATGATTTTATTTAACACAGGGGTGAGATGATCCTGCCGGAACTGTTCGGCAATCAGCGCGGCTATACGCCGGATGATATCAGGCTGTTCAAGATAGCCCGACTTTTCAGCCTTGCGGTACAAAGTTTCCCTGAAAACCATCATGTCCAGCAATCGCCTTTTCCCATCAGGATCACTGAAATCAGTTCGGGTCTCTGACATTTCCCTTTTGAACATATCAACCGTTATGGCGTGGCCGCAAAC is a genomic window of uncultured Desulfobacter sp. containing:
- a CDS encoding peptidylprolyl isomerase, which produces MSETRTDFSDPDGKRRLLDMMVFRETLYRKAEKSGYLEQPDIIRRIAALIAEQFRQDHLTPVLNKIMITERDIQSYYQDHKQNFFTQEMFRPAVIHLRLPPKASEQIKIILEKKAEHIMMEALALPYDASGFGALAVKCSDDQASRYKGGDQGWIQ